One stretch of Arachis duranensis cultivar V14167 chromosome 1, aradu.V14167.gnm2.J7QH, whole genome shotgun sequence DNA includes these proteins:
- the LOC107485373 gene encoding uncharacterized protein LOC107485373 — MRLSLGENNNIQGLRNFTEWLLKIGDDLVGDTTDDESIVHIPSDILIKNFETALDDFIDFVYPDMLSNLSVENYFKDRVILAPTLDCVTDVNNKMTEGLPRQERVYLSSDSVCAEEGNMEFELDAFSPEILNGINCSGLPPHKLVLKVGAPVMLLRNIDQTNGLCNGMRMQVRRMENHVIECKTLTGNKAGSIVLIQD, encoded by the coding sequence ATGAGATTGTCACTAggtgaaaacaacaacatacaAGGACTCAGAAATTTTACagaatggctactcaaaattgGTGATGATTTGGTTGGTGATACAACAGATGATGAATCGATCGTTCATATACCATCTGACATTTTGATTAAGAACTTTGAGACAGCTTTGGATGACTTCATTGATTTCGTGTATCCAGATATGTTATCCAATTTATCCGTTGAAAATTATTTCAAGGATAGAGTAATTCTTGCACCAACTTTGGATTGTGTCACTGATGTCAACAACAAGATGACTGAAGGGTTACCTAGACAAGAAAGAGTCTACTTAAGTTCAGACTCTGTGTGTGCTGAAGAGGGAAATATGGAATTTGAGTTAGATGCTTTCTCGCCGGAGATTCTAAATGGAATAAATTGTTCAGGTCTACCACCACACAAGTTGGTTCTGAAGGTTGGCGCTCCTGTTATGTTGCTGCGGAATATAGACCAAACTAATGGTTTGTGCAATGGAATGAGGATGCAAGTTAGAAGAATGGAAAATCATGTGATAGAATGCAAGACTTTAACTGGTAACAAAGCTGGAAGTATTGTTCTTATCCAAGACTGA
- the LOC107485547 gene encoding uncharacterized protein LOC107485547: protein MATAPLKSQPLHNFTLPFLKWGGTSTAKSHHATTSNNHHRFRRPVSDHEHDSDSDNRLPRVGSRPQRTNRYAVSPSNHHSNSHNQNQNKNHTPPLHTNISNTNNEHEAEDEEEKKHETEVAEAAGAEEAVQKPWNLRPRKQTAPAVTGGTSRSGNGERVEAANAEGGKSMRLRGMMAAMAGPAAAREGQCSSEKRKFWIALSREEIEEDIFIMTGSRPARRPRKRPKNVQKQMDCVFPGLWLVGVTAQAYRVADAPAKR from the exons ATGGCTACAGCACCGTTGAAGTCTCAGCCTCTGCACAACTTCACTTTACCGTTTCTGAAATGGGGAGGTACCAGCACTGCCAAGAGCCACCACGCCACCACCTCCAACAACCACCACCGCTTCCGCCGCCCTGTCTCCGATCACGAGCATGACTCTGACTCCGATAACCGCCTACCACGTGTCGGATCGCGACCACAGAGGACTAACCGCTATGCTGTTTCCCCTTCCAACCACCACAGCAACAgccacaaccaaaaccaaaacaaaaaccACACTCCTCCACTTCATACCAACATCAGCAACACCAATAACGAGCATGAGGCCGAAGACGAGgaggagaagaagcatgaaaccGAGGTAGCTGAAGCGGCCGGGGCGGAGGAGGCGGTGCAGAAGCCGTGGAACCTGAGGCCGAGGAAGCAGACAGCGCCGGCGGTTACGGGTGGAACATCGAGGAGCGGGAATGGCGAACGAGTGGAAGCGGCGAACGCGGAGGGAGGGAAGTCAATGAGGCTGAGAGGGATGATGGCAGCGATGGCGGGGCCGGCAGCGGCGAGGGAGGGACAGTGCTCGTCGGAGAAGAGGAAGTTCTGGATCGCGCTTTCAAGGGAAGAAATCGAGGAGGACATCTTCATCATGACTGGGTCCAGGCCCGCGAGAAGGCCCAGGAAGAGGCCCAAGAACGTTCAGAAGCAAATGGAT TGTGTTTTCCCTGGGTTATGGCTGGTAGGGGTTACTGCCCAAGCGTACAGGGTGGCGGATGCTCCGGCAAAG AGGTAA